A segment of the Pongo abelii isolate AG06213 chromosome 16, NHGRI_mPonAbe1-v2.0_pri, whole genome shotgun sequence genome:
CAGTTTCACATTAAGAGCTACCTCATCCATCCTGACATTTTGGGAAATACAGGTTATACATAGTACAAGGCCTTATCAGTGAGAAAATGTAAAGCcaagtaaatttaaatttaaaacacagaCAGTACTGCTtgaccaaaactacaaaaacaacaacaacaacaacaacaaagcaccaataaaacataaaacagacaCACAACTTTGGAAAGCAGCTACTTCAGTAAAATCTTTTATGAAACAACTCAGGGTAAAAATCTAGCTGTTGGGGAGGCCCAGGAAAATCCCCCTGCCTAGTGGCAGGCAGCAGGACTTGAAGGCCAACCAGCCTAGCCTGGAGACAATTACTCTATGGCACAAAAATAACAGGAATGAGGCAGCAGCCATGGACTCTGCTCACAACTCACAACTTCACCCTTAGCTCTCCATACGCAACAGGTTTCTTCCTAGTAAGGGTGGAGCAAAAGATTCACACTGATGTACTAGAAAATCAAAACAGTTAACATTTACAATTAGACTCCTTCCCCATAAGTACAGACTGCAAAGCCAGACAGAGCTGGCCTGGCCGCGGCCACCGCCAATGAAAACGCCTTGAGAAAAGCCAAAAGTGCTCACTGCTAAACACCATTGTcagctaaagggaaaaaaaatcccttttaagGAAAGTAACTTCAATAGGCTCCTTTTCTGCCAGGACCTCCAATCCCTCTGAACCTAAGCCGAACCACAGACTGCCGCACATATGTCTGGGTCCTGGCTTTTCTTCCCTCACCCCTCCGCAGAGCTTCAGCACCAGTTGTTAGCCAAAAATAAACACCATTCCTCAACCATATATGTCCACTGGCCCAAagcaggggaggaggagaggaggcaggTCAGCCGTCCCCCGGCTGCAGCTGCACTCACATGTGGCCACTGCCCACCATGCACATAACCCAGCTCAACCGGGAGTGCCTGCTGCACCTCTTCTCCTTCCTAGACAAGGACAGCAGGAAGAGCCTTGCCAGGACCTGCTCCCAGCTCCACGACGTGTTTGAGGACCCCGCACTCTGGTCCCTGCTGCACTTCCGTTCCCTCACTGAACTCCAGAAGGACAACTTCCTCCTGGGCCCGGCACTCCGCAGCCTCTCCATCTGCTGGCACTCCAGCCGCGTGCAGGTGTGCAGCATTGAGGACTGGCTCAAGAGTGCCTTCCAGAGAAGCATCTGCAGCCGGCACGAGAGCCTGGTCAATGATTTCCTCCTCCGGGTGTGCGACAGGTAGGCCACCTTGCCTCCTGAGCAGTGCTGGCCCCGCTAGCTCTGGCTTCCCTCTTGGGGGGCAGGGAAGAGCAAATAATGAGACCAAGATGGCTCCACCTTTGGGGCGCCTCAAACTAGGCCCAAGGCAGACATCCAGACCGCCCAAAGCAGGGTCCCCAGGAGACAATAAAATCATGAGGGAAACAATTGCTAATCCTCCTCTTAGCCTCACAGGTCCTGGGCTGCTTCATGCAAACACCAAGAAGTGGGGCCTCCTTACTGGTAGTCATTAAGTGCTGGGTGGGTCCAGCTGGGCCTGGATTTTCAAGGTCAGGCTCTGGGAAAAGACTTCCAGATGCAGCAATCAGCTCCCCCTCCATTAGGCCTAGCAAGCAGCCCCCAAGGCCTGGGAAACTGCGGAGGAAAGAGAGGGTGGGGAGCCAGAGGTGGAGGAGCCAGGGTGCTCGGGTCAGCTGAGCCAAACCAGACTCCAGGAGTAGATGAATTACTGATTTACGCAGTATTCCTAAGGAGGGTGGCTTAGCCTAATTTTTCAAATTAGCAAACTGATGCTCCACGAGGTGGTATGATTTCTCCAgtctagggttgccagattttaGCAAATACATAGGCTGCCCAGTTAAatatgaatttcagataaacagtgaataatattttagtataagtatgtcccaaatacaTCTTGTGTTTATCTGCTAACCCCCACCCCAGACACAGACATAGACGCTGAACCACCAGGCTAGGCTCCCTCCATGGTCCCAGCCTCATGGGTAGAGCGGCCCAGGCAAGAACACGGAGCTATTCAACCAGCCTCTCACTGAACTTCTGCCAGTCCCGTGCTGCCTTTGAGAGAAACACTCCCTTGATCATGTAACAAACTGGGCCTGGCTGTTCATGGAAAACTAGACTCAGCCAGTTTACTGCCACCCAAGTTCGGAGCTGCCATTTGCTGGCCGCATCACAGCAGTGGAGGGAAACAGCATAGTGACCCCACCTTTCTTTTGAGCTGgtaggaagaaaacagaagatgGACTTGGGGCTGGGCCCCGACTGGACAAGGCTATTTTGATGGGCTTAACAAGGCCCAGGAATTAGACTAGAGTGAtatgggtgggggttggggggaggcgAATGGCACAACATGTCCTGAAGTTGTTCCATTCTTACTGTAAGAGAACAGAGCTTAATGCCCCAAACCTGCAAGGTGTGAAGTGGACCTCCCAGGCCACTGTACTGATCAAGCAAGGGGCCCTGCTGTCACATACAGAGCAAAGGGCTTTACTGTCAGCACTCTGCTGAGCCGCCCAGCTCGTCCAACCATGTGACCCCAGCTCAAATACTTAAACTCTTGCAACCTCAtttcttcttctataaaatgTGCTAAATTTTTCTTATCCGGCAGGGTAAGAGGATTAAATGACACAgtggcacctggcacatagtaggtactgaTGAACGTCTACTGAATCTGGTTCTTCTGGCACTCAGCTCAGGTCGGGAGGAATGGCTGAGGATGGCTGGGCAGGGGGACAGTCCGCTCTTTGTTTTTTCCCTGTAGCAGAATTATTCCAAAGATTCTTAGAGGAAAAGATCACCCAACACCTTTGAGGCTTAAACACCTAATCCTTATAACCACCTTGAAGGTAACAATTCCTCCCACACTTGACAAATGAGGAAGTGACGCCCAGCAAGGTTCAGACATCTGTCCTGGGTCTGACAGCAAATAAGTCACCAGTCAGTCACTTGAGCTCCCGGGGCCACTTTCTTCACGTACAAAACTGGGGGTGCAGAGATTGACGGGGTGACTAACGAAGGCACATGAACCTGAAGGAGGCCCGGGCTCAGTGTGACACCTGGCTGCACCCAGCATATTTTAGTTCCTTACTTCCCACCCCAGGCACAAAGGAGCTGAGTGGGCCCAGCCAGGGGCAGTCACGGAGCTGCGGGGGAGGTTGGCAGGGAAAGGGAAACGCTTCCCCAGCCCAGACCCTAGCTCCCTCTGGCTGCGGGGAGCCAAGGCCCCGGCCCATTAGTCTGTCCTTCTAAACTGGAAGCAGGCTGGTCCCGTTTGTTTCCAGGGAAAGCGGGTTAGGACTGCCTGTGGAAGGCCCCGTTGCAGGCTCCTCACCACCCCAGTGGTAGACATTATTCCCCCCACGCAGAGGAAACGAAGGATCTGTGAGTGACTGACACGGCGATAAGCCAAGTCTAACTTGGctcaagatcttttttttttttttttttgctgggaggGACTGGTGAGGCTGCAGCAGAGGGTCCCCCAAGCTTTCTGGCAAGTGACCTGGGTGGGTGTCCGTGACTGTACCTGCTCAGGGTTTGCCTCTAGCTGCCTCCGAACCCTGCCCTTTTCCAGGCTGGTGGCCCAGGGGATGCAGTAACAGCTCTAGTCTACTAAGCTGAACCCGGACTCAATGCTAACGCGTTGCCCCCACCGCCTCGAGGGTTGGAATGGGCCTGTCACTAGGCCACCTCCAAGGAAACAAATCCCTCTTCCCACTCATTCAGGGGCCTCAGCTTGAAGCTAGACTGGAGCAATCGCCACGCACCGCTCCCCTGCAAGGCAGCACGTCCAGAGCGAAACAAAGAGTCAAGGGTTGTGGCTCCTGGAACCGGCATTCCCTCTGTCCACAGCCGCCCCAGGACTCTGCTGGGCCGGGGTCGGGGCTTTCCACTAGGGGCTCCCAAGGCTACGAGCCAAGAACCCATGCAGATGAAGGTACGGTGGGGTGCAGGGGCAGAAAGAGCAGGGAAAATGGGCAGGCCAGAAAGCCGACTTGGAACCCTGCAGTGTCATCGCGGCCAAGTGTCTTCACCTCGCAGGGCCCGAGTCCTCCTCGGTAAATGAGTCCACTCACTCCCCCGGGGCGGTTGGGTGGCTTTAACAAGCCAGTGAGCCCCGGATCACCGCACTCTCCTCACAGGTGCCCCAACCTGGCGTCCGTCACGCTGTCGGGCTGCGGCCACGTTACCGACGACTGCCTGGCGCGCCTGCTGCGCTGCTGCCCACGCCTGCGCTCACTGCGCCTGGAGAACTGCGCGCGCGTCACCAACCGCACGCTGGCTGCCGTGGCGGCGGACGGGCGCGCGCTGCAGACATTGCACGTGGACTTCTGCCGCAACGTGAGCGCGGCCGGCCTGCGCCGCCTGCGCGCCGCGTGCCCGCGCCTGGCCCTGCGGGCAGAACACAGCGCCGCCATGCTGCCCGACCAGCCCCCGCGCTCGCGCGCGTCCGCCGCGGCCCTCGGCAAGCTGCTGCCGCGCTAGACGCCGCCCCGCCGCGGCCCCCGGGGTTAGGAGCCCAGCCCCAGACCGTCCTGGCTTCGAACCCAGCTCTTCCACCTTCAGACCACCACCGCAtcttctgagcctcattttccccGTCTGCACAGTGGGGATAAGAAAGCCTACCTCACGTTACGATTTTATACATAGGATAAACGCAAGattaaatggatatttggaaaacACTCGGCTGGTTCTTACTCAACACCGCCACCTTTCCCCTCTTGCTTCCACCCCAGGCTTTCTCCTGCGCGCTCCCCACGGAGGCGGGAGGCGCCTGCACCGTCCTCGGGGACTCCGATCGCCGTTGGATCGAAATCACCTCGGTGGGGAGGACATGACCACTCGGAGTTCGCCGCCTTGCGCGCGGGGGTGACGGGGGCCAGGGCTGCCGCGCGCAGGGGTCTGGGGAGCTTCCGGGCGGAGCGACCCAGCGAGACCCGGCCGGCTCCCGGAGTGTCCTGGGGACCGCCACCTCCAGGGGCCCCGGCAGTGATCTCGGTGAAGCAGGAGCGCAGGGGCAGAAAGAGCCACCGAGCCGCTCCTCCTTGCGGTTTTGCCCGCACGCGCGTCTGCCCGCCCACCTTTCCTGGGGCGGATGCGTTCCCGCAGTGACCGCACTAGCGATTGTAGAAAATTCGCTCCCAATTGTTGAACGCTTACATAAACTGCAGTTAC
Coding sequences within it:
- the FBXL22 gene encoding F-box and leucine-rich protein 22 isoform X2: MWPLPTMHITQLNRECLLHLFSFLDKDSRKSLARTCSQLHDVFEDPALWSLLHFRSLTELQKDNFLLGPALRSLSICWHSSRVQVCSIEDWLKSAFQRSICSRHESLVNDFLLRVCDRCPNLASVTLSGCGHVTDDCLARLLRCCPRLRSLRLENCARVTNRTLAAVAADGRALQTLHVDFCRNVSAAGLRRLRAACPRLALRAEHSAAMLPDQPPRSRASAAALGKLLPR
- the FBXL22 gene encoding F-box and leucine-rich protein 22 isoform X1; the encoded protein is MWPLPTMHITQLNRECLLHLFSFLDKDSRKSLARTCSQLHDVFEDPALWSLLHFRSLTELQKDNFLLGPALRSLSICWHSSRVQVCSIEDWLKSAFQRSICSRHESLVNDFLLRVCDRLSPARSPRRREAPAPSSGTPIAVGSKSPRWGGHDHSEFAALRAGVTGARAAARRGLGSFRAERPSETRPAPGVSWGPPPPGAPAVISVKQERRGRKSHRAAPPCGFARTRVCPPTFPGADAFPQ